Proteins encoded in a region of the Hemiscyllium ocellatum isolate sHemOce1 chromosome 10, sHemOce1.pat.X.cur, whole genome shotgun sequence genome:
- the LOC132819793 gene encoding endogenous retrovirus group 3 member 1 Env polyprotein-like, with product MTEQWPWTGESLDVQEILEYNWTYSTNRIYQVWKLQNTPAGHFCVGKQGSRPVGDSPCQRVLNLTTDTWWPRPLGWFLTKQPLGLSFTQQGDLNCRRLHPTSDSWNCSGSGPYAGMPGIREAWDGVARDSGGGPAPDGLFWICGDLAYSRLPQEWGGLCFLGIVRPEFFLLPRDQGADLGVKWRPGRLAQKRRSASQWNVHKYGDIHLAKWGADWPPSRIIEYYGPASWAQDGSWGYRTPIYMLNRIIRLQAVMEIITNKTAFALELLARQQSQMRAAIYQNRLALDYLLASEGGVYGKFNTTNCCLEIDDNYEAVLKKSPGTSVK from the coding sequence ATGACCGAGCAATGGCCGTGGACAGGGGAGAGTTTGGACGTTCAGGAAATCCTTGAATACAATTGGACTTACTCCACGAACAGAATTTATCAAGTCTGGAAATTGCAGAATACCCCGGCGGGCCACTTCTGCGTTGGGAAACAAGGGTCCCGCCCAGTTGGTGACAGCCCCTGTCAGCGGGTCTTGAATCTCACCACGGACACTTGGTGGCCCCGACCCTTGGGTTGGTTTCTCACCAAACAACCCCTTGGGTTGTCTTTCACCCAACAAGGGGATCTTAACTGTAGGCGGTTGCATCCCACCTCTGATTCCTGGAATTGCAGTGGTTCTGGCCCTTATGCGGGAATGCCGGGAATTAGGGAGGCCTGGGACGGTGTTGCCAGGGACAGTGGAGGGGGTCCGGCTCCTGATGGTTTATTTTGGATTTGTGGGGATCTGGCGTATTCCAGGTTACCACAGGAATGGGGTGGCTTATGCTTCCTCGGTATAGTCAGACCGGAGTTCTTTCTCCTCCCCCGTGATCAAGGGGCTGACCTGGGGGTTAAGTGGAGGCCCGGAAGATTGGCACAGAAGCGTAGGAGTGCTAGTCAGTGGAATGTCCACAAGTACGGAGACATCCACTTGGCCAAGTGGGGCGCAGATTGGCCACCGTCCCGTATCATTGAGTATTATGGGCCGGCAAGTTGGGCTCAGGATGGCTCTTGGGGTTACAGAACTCCAATTTATATGCTTAATCGCATCATTCGCTTGCAGGCGGTGATGGAAATAATCACCAACAAAACCGCCTTCGCATTGGAATTACTGGCTAGACAGCAGTCTCAAATGAGGGCTGCAATATATCAGAATCGTCTTGCTTTAGACTACCTGCTTGCCTCTGAAGGGGGTGTCTACGGGAAGTTTAACACGACAAATTGTTGTCTGGAGATAGACGATAACTACGAGGCTGTTCTAAAAAAATCACCCGGGACATCCGTAAAATag